The following is a genomic window from Nguyenibacter vanlangensis.
CTCGCGAAAATGTGCCGCTTCTGCGGGGCTCACTACTGCTCCAGACGTCCGATGACGCCCGCAAGGCGGCCGCCAGTGTTGGGTACCCCGTGATGCTCAAGAGTACGGCCGGGGGGGGCGGCATCGGAATGCGCGTTTGCCGGAGCGAGGCGGAACTCGTCGGAATCTTCGAGACCGTGCGTCAACTCGGAGAAAATAATTTCAGCGATTCAGGGGTCTTCGTCGAAAAATACATCGAGCATGCACGTCATCTCGAGGTCCAGATCTTCGGGGACGGGCAGGGGAGCGTGATTTCGCTCGGTGTGCGGGATTGCTCGGTTCAGAGGCGCAACCAGAAAGTCGTGGAGGAAACGCCGGCGCCCGGTCTGCCTCCTGGAATGGCGCAGGCGCTGTGCGATGCGGCGATCCGCCTTGGCAGGGCGGTCCGGTATCGGAGCGCCGGGACCGTTGAGTTCGTCTATGATTCAGACGCCAAGGCGTTTTATTTCCTCGAGGTCAATACGCGTCTTCAGGTCGAACATGGTGTAACCGAGGAAGTCTGGGGCGTTGATCTGGTCCGCTGGATGATCGAGCTGGCGGCAGGCTCCCTTTCGCCGCTCCCTTCGCTTGTGGCCGGACTGAAACCTAGGGGGCATGCGATTGAGGCGCGGATCTATGCCGAGGACCCGGGAAAGAATTTCCAGCCCTCTCCGGGTGTTCTAACGGAAGTCGTTTTTCCGCCAACGGGCGAAAACGGACTGCGTGTCGATACATGGCTCGAAGCCGGCGCGGAGATTTCATCGTTCTTCGATCCGATGGTCGCTAAACTCATCACCTGCGCGCCGACGCGCGAGCAGGCGATCAAACGACTCGATGAGGCGCTGGCAAAGACCTGCCTGTACGGTGTCGAGACGAACCGGGATTACCTGAGGCAGATCCTGTTTGAGGCGCCGTTTACCTCCGGCGCGCCGTGGACCCGTTGCCTCGAACAGATCGTCTACCGCCCCTCCACGATCGACGTTCTCGCGGGTGGGACGCAGACGACGATTCAGGATTTTCCTGGGAGACTCGGATACTGGGCGGTCGGTGTTCCGCCGTCCGGGCCAATGGACAGCCGGGCCTTCCGGCTTGGGAACGCGCTGCTGGGAAACCCCTCGGACGCTGCCGGTCTCGAAATCATCATGACCGGCCCGACTCTGAGGTTCAATATCGATACTTATGCGGTCGTCACCGGCGCGGACATCGCGGTGAGCGTCGATGGGGCGCCGCGTGACATGAACACGGTCTTTCAGATCCGTTCGGGCGAGACGCTGCGGCTCGGCTTGCCGCGAAACGGCGCCCGTTCGATGCTCTGCGTGAGCGGCGGCATCGACGTCCCGCTCTATCTCGGGAGTCGCTCCACTTTCACTCTCGGAAAATTCGGCGGCCATGCGGGTCGCCCGCTGCGGGCCGGAGACGTCCTGCATATCAGGGCCGCAGGCGAGGCGTCGGTGGCGAAGGAGCTTGCCCCTGAACTCCGCACGGTGTCTGCCGGGACGCGCGCGATCCGCGTGATCTATGGGCCGCACGGAGCGCCGGAATATTTCACGCCGGCCTATATCGACAGTTTCTTCGAGGCGGAATGGGAGGTCCATTTCAATTCGAACCGGACTGGCATCCGGCTGATCGGTCCGCGGCCCGAGTGGGTACGTGACAGCGGAGGCGAGGCGGGGCTGCACCCCTCCAATATCCATGACAATCCCTATGCGGTCGGGGCGGTCGATTTTACGGGCGATATGCCTGTCATTCTCGGTCCTGACGGTCCGAGTCTCGGAGGGTTCGTCTGCCCGGCGACGGTGATCGAGGCTGATCTCTGGCAACTCGGGCAACTCCGGGCGGGAGATCGCCTCAGATTCGTTCCTATCACCGTGGAAACCGCGCGCCAGATTGCTCAGGCGCAGGACGCGGAAATTGCGTCGCTTTCTCCTGTTCCTGTGCTCTGGTCCCGCTGCGCGCTCCGCTCTCCGATCGTCCTGGATTCGGGAGAAGGAAGCGAGCGCCTTGTCGGCCGTCTGGCGGGGGACACGTCCTTACTTCTGGAAATCGGTGACGCCAGACTCGATATCGCGTTGCGCTTTCGCGTTCATGCCCTGATGGAAGCAATGACCTGCGCCTGTCCGTCGGGAGTGATTGATCTCACGCCGGGGATACGCTCGCTTCAGGTTCACTTTG
Proteins encoded in this region:
- the uca gene encoding urea carboxylase → MFDRVLIANRGAIACRIIKTLRKMGIGSVTIYMEADAASLHVRDADIAVSLGSGGPAQTYLNVKRIIEIAQETGAQAIHPGYGFLSENAAFAEACRAAGICFIGPEPAQLVAFGLKHEARALASRENVPLLRGSLLLQTSDDARKAAASVGYPVMLKSTAGGGGIGMRVCRSEAELVGIFETVRQLGENNFSDSGVFVEKYIEHARHLEVQIFGDGQGSVISLGVRDCSVQRRNQKVVEETPAPGLPPGMAQALCDAAIRLGRAVRYRSAGTVEFVYDSDAKAFYFLEVNTRLQVEHGVTEEVWGVDLVRWMIELAAGSLSPLPSLVAGLKPRGHAIEARIYAEDPGKNFQPSPGVLTEVVFPPTGENGLRVDTWLEAGAEISSFFDPMVAKLITCAPTREQAIKRLDEALAKTCLYGVETNRDYLRQILFEAPFTSGAPWTRCLEQIVYRPSTIDVLAGGTQTTIQDFPGRLGYWAVGVPPSGPMDSRAFRLGNALLGNPSDAAGLEIIMTGPTLRFNIDTYAVVTGADIAVSVDGAPRDMNTVFQIRSGETLRLGLPRNGARSMLCVSGGIDVPLYLGSRSTFTLGKFGGHAGRPLRAGDVLHIRAAGEASVAKELAPELRTVSAGTRAIRVIYGPHGAPEYFTPAYIDSFFEAEWEVHFNSNRTGIRLIGPRPEWVRDSGGEAGLHPSNIHDNPYAVGAVDFTGDMPVILGPDGPSLGGFVCPATVIEADLWQLGQLRAGDRLRFVPITVETARQIAQAQDAEIASLSPVPVLWSRCALRSPIVLDSGEGSERLVGRLAGDTSLLLEIGDARLDIALRFRVHALMEAMTCACPSGVIDLTPGIRSLQVHFVPERLPLAELLAYLARLWRDVTERKDIRVASRTVYLPLSWDDPACKLAIEKYMTTVRPDAPWCPSNIEFIRRINGQKSINDVRDIVFDARYLVMGLGDVYLGAPVATPLDPRQRLVTTKYNPARTWTAENSVGIGGAYLCVYGMEGPGGYQFVGRTLQMWARYTLPKAFEGKPWLLRFFDQLRFFPVSADALETIRRDFPIGRYDLRIDEGELSLSDYEAFLTREAHEIVAFRAQQAKAFEAERRYWIEAGLDHFESTEFAPEGDECTLLPDGETAIESDIAGNVWLVCVKVGDRVEAGQTVVILESMKIEISVQSPFGGTIREIRAFPGKPVRAGQTIAVLADA